In Flavobacterium sp. N1736, the following are encoded in one genomic region:
- the tsaB gene encoding tRNA (adenosine(37)-N6)-threonylcarbamoyltransferase complex dimerization subunit type 1 TsaB produces MSFILNIETATKNCSVSIAKNGETILCKEIAEEGYSHAEKLHVFIEEIIAEAKISVQDLVAIAVSQGPGSYTGLRIGVSAAKGLCFALNIPLIAVDTLQTLASQAKVSEGKIIPMLDARRMEVYSEVFNANIEIERQILAEVIDENSFADFTETVYFVGDCAEKCKPVLTKDNFVFLEDIKYPSASAMSKISFDKYQKSDTVDVAYFEPYYLKDFMMAPPSKKQ; encoded by the coding sequence TTGTCTTTTATTCTCAATATCGAAACTGCCACTAAAAATTGCTCTGTATCCATTGCAAAAAATGGAGAAACAATTTTATGTAAGGAAATTGCAGAAGAAGGTTATTCACATGCCGAAAAGCTGCATGTTTTTATTGAAGAAATAATTGCCGAAGCCAAAATATCAGTTCAGGATTTAGTTGCAATTGCAGTAAGTCAGGGTCCGGGATCTTACACAGGTTTGCGAATTGGAGTTTCGGCGGCAAAAGGATTATGTTTTGCGTTGAATATTCCGTTAATAGCAGTTGATACTTTGCAGACTTTAGCATCTCAGGCCAAAGTTTCAGAAGGAAAAATAATTCCGATGCTGGATGCTAGAAGAATGGAAGTATATAGCGAAGTTTTTAATGCTAATATAGAAATCGAAAGACAAATTCTGGCGGAAGTTATTGACGAAAATTCATTTGCAGATTTTACCGAAACTGTTTATTTTGTTGGCGATTGTGCCGAAAAATGCAAACCCGTTTTAACAAAGGATAATTTTGTGTTTTTAGAAGACATCAAATATCCTTCTGCATCAGCAATGAGTAAAATCAGTTTTGATAAATATCAAAAAAGCGACACTGTAGATGTCGCTTATTTTGAACCTTATTATTTAAAAGATTTCATGATGGCACCTCCATCAAAAAAACAATAA
- a CDS encoding YtxH domain-containing protein, translated as MGLSSFFKNLFGSAKESATDLANQAETTFEHAKEAASPYIDKAEAFAEDAIAKAKEVSEPIIDSAAEYASHAKDVVSEYVEKASDSINVVIESVKEKTNEITGETKTVTTKTVVDLSEETKTTTEEIVDETPEKE; from the coding sequence ATGGGATTATCTTCATTTTTTAAGAATTTATTTGGCTCGGCCAAAGAATCAGCGACAGATTTAGCTAATCAGGCCGAAACTACTTTTGAACATGCAAAAGAAGCAGCTTCTCCTTATATTGACAAGGCAGAAGCTTTTGCAGAAGATGCGATAGCTAAGGCAAAAGAGGTTTCAGAACCTATAATTGACAGTGCTGCAGAATATGCAAGTCATGCTAAAGATGTTGTGAGTGAATATGTTGAAAAAGCCTCAGATTCTATTAACGTTGTTATCGAGTCTGTAAAAGAGAAAACAAATGAAATTACCGGCGAGACCAAAACAGTTACAACAAAAACGGTAGTTGATCTTAGTGAAGAAACGAAAACGACAACGGAAGAAATTGTTGATGAGACTCCTGAAAAGGAATAA
- a CDS encoding NifU family protein translates to MTKITIKETQNPTILKFEFEDFITQNQNFEFKNIDEADASPLAQQLFYLPFVKTVYISGNFIAIERYSIVEWDDVKDAVAEQIAAFVDKGGVIIKIDENKAKKQPITVYGETTPNPSALKFVVSRMLTKNPVEYKNIDQTASSPLAKELFKFPYVKEVFIDENYISVTKYDINDWDEITLEVRTFIKQFIENGGTVLDESLIEVAKKNDATKDEAFDKLDVTSQQIINILEEYVKPAVAADGGNIAFDSYNENDKTVKVILQGACSGCPSSTFTLKSGIENMLKSMLNDEAIKVEALNA, encoded by the coding sequence GACTATACTAAAATTTGAATTTGAAGACTTCATTACCCAAAATCAAAATTTTGAGTTCAAAAACATTGATGAAGCAGACGCATCACCATTAGCACAACAATTATTTTATCTTCCGTTTGTAAAAACAGTTTATATCTCAGGAAATTTTATTGCTATCGAAAGATACAGCATTGTAGAGTGGGATGATGTAAAAGATGCTGTTGCTGAGCAAATTGCAGCTTTTGTAGACAAAGGTGGCGTTATTATCAAAATCGACGAAAACAAAGCAAAAAAACAACCTATTACGGTTTACGGAGAAACAACTCCAAATCCATCGGCATTGAAATTTGTAGTGAGCAGAATGTTAACTAAAAATCCGGTTGAATATAAAAATATCGATCAGACTGCTTCTTCTCCGTTAGCAAAAGAATTGTTTAAATTTCCTTATGTTAAAGAAGTTTTTATTGATGAAAATTATATTTCGGTTACAAAATACGACATTAACGATTGGGACGAAATCACATTGGAAGTAAGAACATTTATCAAACAATTTATCGAAAACGGAGGAACTGTTCTTGATGAAAGTTTAATTGAGGTTGCTAAAAAAAATGATGCAACTAAAGATGAAGCTTTTGATAAATTAGATGTGACTTCACAACAAATTATCAACATTCTGGAGGAATATGTAAAACCTGCAGTTGCCGCTGACGGAGGAAATATTGCTTTTGATTCTTATAATGAAAATGACAAAACGGTAAAAGTTATCCTTCAGGGAGCTTGCAGCGGTTGTCCGTCATCTACATTTACTTTAAAAAGCGGAATCGAAAATATGTTAAAAAGTATGTTGAATGACGAAGCTATTAAAGTAGAAGCTTTAAATGCATAA
- a CDS encoding efflux RND transporter periplasmic adaptor subunit, which yields MSKKTVYFLVGGALVIIAVLIGLSKSGVIGNKDEGKEVEITKVVASTIVETVSATGKIQPEIEVKLSSMVSGEIIALNVKEGQVVKKGDLLVKINPDLYTSGLDRSVANLSGTKAGLTQSEASYREAKASYERNKTLYDKGVISKSDWDKAISTYEVAKATKQNAYYNVQSASASVTEARDNLGRTTIYAPADGTISVLNVELGERVLGTQQMAGTELLRVANLNNMEVEVDVNENDIVKIKIGDEANVEVDAYLKKKFRGVVTSISNSASTTLTSDQVTNFKVKVRILKESYQDLLEGQPNTYSPFRPGMTATVDIITKTKSNVLAVPISSVVVKSDTTAVKDFKVEDPSEDKKAAPKSDKKFECVFVKVGDKAKIKIIKTGIQDDTNIEVMSGLNPGDVVITGPYTTVSKELNSGDKVKLKKAEAPKK from the coding sequence ATGTCAAAAAAAACAGTTTATTTCTTAGTTGGTGGTGCTTTAGTAATCATTGCAGTTTTGATTGGTCTTTCAAAATCAGGAGTAATAGGAAATAAGGATGAAGGAAAAGAAGTAGAGATCACAAAAGTCGTAGCTTCAACTATTGTCGAAACAGTTTCGGCAACAGGTAAAATTCAACCGGAAATTGAGGTAAAACTTTCATCAATGGTTTCCGGCGAAATCATAGCATTAAATGTAAAAGAAGGTCAGGTTGTTAAAAAAGGAGATTTATTGGTAAAAATAAATCCTGATTTATATACTTCAGGACTGGACAGATCTGTTGCCAATTTATCCGGAACCAAGGCTGGTTTGACACAATCTGAAGCGAGTTACAGAGAAGCAAAAGCAAGTTACGAACGTAATAAAACATTGTATGATAAAGGTGTAATCTCAAAATCAGATTGGGACAAGGCGATATCTACTTATGAAGTTGCAAAAGCGACGAAACAAAATGCGTATTATAATGTTCAAAGCGCTTCGGCATCGGTAACAGAAGCAAGAGATAATCTTGGGCGTACTACAATTTATGCTCCGGCAGACGGAACAATTTCAGTATTAAATGTTGAGTTAGGCGAGCGTGTTTTAGGGACACAGCAAATGGCCGGAACAGAACTTTTAAGAGTTGCCAACCTAAATAATATGGAGGTTGAAGTTGACGTAAATGAAAATGACATCGTAAAAATTAAAATTGGAGACGAAGCAAATGTTGAAGTTGACGCTTATTTAAAAAAGAAATTCAGAGGTGTTGTAACCAGTATTTCTAACTCTGCAAGTACCACTTTAACATCAGATCAGGTAACGAATTTTAAAGTAAAAGTTAGAATTTTGAAAGAATCTTATCAGGATTTATTAGAAGGACAACCCAATACATATTCTCCTTTTAGACCGGGAATGACAGCCACAGTTGATATTATTACAAAAACAAAATCGAATGTTTTGGCAGTGCCAATTAGTTCTGTTGTGGTAAAATCTGATACAACTGCAGTAAAAGATTTTAAAGTTGAAGATCCGAGCGAGGATAAAAAAGCGGCTCCAAAAAGCGATAAGAAATTTGAATGTGTTTTTGTAAAAGTAGGCGATAAAGCTAAAATCAAAATCATTAAAACAGGTATTCAGGATGATACTAATATCGAAGTAATGTCAGGTTTAAATCCTGGTGATGTCGTTATTACAGGTCCTTATACAACCGTTTCTAAAGAATTAAATTCCGGTGATAAAGTAAAGCTTAAAAAAGCCGAAGCACCTAAGAAATAA
- a CDS encoding efflux RND transporter periplasmic adaptor subunit, whose protein sequence is MKKGVTVTILIFIAIVFFGALYYLYAKNQESPIIFKTEKAEIKTIVKSTIATGNIQPDEEVLIKPNISGIIEQVYIKAGEKIKAGDMIAKIRVVANVSNVSSTQNQVQTAKIALDNQEKIYKRQKTLFDKDVISANDFDAAQLAYTQAKQNYQAARQSLDIVKTGTTTSLGTYANTLIRSTVNGMVLAVPVKVGNQVIESNNFNEGTTIASVADVGRMIFIGKIDESEVGKIKEKMPIEITVGAIENKKFIAVLTDIAPKGVVENGAIQFEIKASLENRDATFIRAGLSANASIILEKADKVLAIKESLVQFDKKTQKPYVEVETALQKFQRRDLVLGVSDGIYVQVKSGLKASDKIKIWNQGLITEGEGEKK, encoded by the coding sequence ATGAAAAAAGGAGTAACTGTAACCATTTTAATTTTTATTGCTATAGTTTTCTTTGGCGCATTATATTACTTATACGCTAAAAATCAAGAGTCTCCAATTATCTTTAAAACGGAGAAAGCAGAAATTAAAACGATCGTAAAGAGTACCATTGCGACAGGTAATATTCAGCCGGATGAAGAAGTCCTAATCAAACCAAACATCTCGGGAATTATTGAACAAGTGTATATTAAAGCAGGTGAAAAAATCAAAGCCGGCGATATGATTGCCAAAATTAGAGTTGTTGCCAATGTATCGAATGTTAGCTCAACTCAAAATCAGGTGCAAACCGCTAAAATTGCTTTAGACAATCAGGAGAAAATCTATAAAAGACAAAAAACCCTGTTTGATAAAGATGTAATTTCTGCAAACGATTTTGATGCCGCACAATTAGCTTATACGCAAGCCAAACAAAACTATCAGGCAGCCAGACAAAGTTTAGATATTGTAAAAACAGGAACGACAACTTCATTAGGAACGTATGCAAATACATTAATTCGTTCAACAGTGAACGGAATGGTTTTAGCAGTTCCCGTAAAAGTAGGAAATCAGGTTATTGAAAGTAATAACTTTAATGAAGGAACTACAATTGCGAGCGTTGCCGATGTGGGAAGAATGATTTTTATTGGAAAAATAGATGAATCTGAAGTAGGGAAAATAAAAGAAAAAATGCCAATTGAGATTACTGTCGGAGCTATTGAAAATAAAAAATTTATTGCTGTTTTAACGGATATAGCCCCAAAAGGTGTAGTAGAAAATGGCGCAATTCAGTTTGAAATAAAAGCTTCTTTAGAAAATAGAGATGCCACTTTTATCAGAGCCGGTTTAAGCGCAAATGCTTCTATTATTTTAGAAAAAGCAGATAAAGTTTTAGCAATCAAAGAATCATTGGTTCAATTTGACAAAAAAACACAAAAACCTTATGTTGAAGTTGAAACTGCTCTTCAAAAATTTCAAAGAAGAGATTTAGTTTTAGGAGTTAGTGACGGAATTTATGTTCAGGTTAAAAGCGGACTTAAAGCTTCGGATAAAATTAAAATCTGGAATCAGGGCTTAATTACTGAAGGTGAAGGAGAAAAAAAATAA
- a CDS encoding mechanosensitive ion channel family protein gives MDINSNQLSNYATRFIDVLLDYSPKLISAFLILFVGIYAIRLINKIITKVMIQRNLDPTLTKFLSDILIWGLRILLFVTFISKLGIETSSFVAILGAMGLAVGLSLQGSLSNFAGGMLIIVFKPFKVGDTIEAQGVIATVIEIQIFVTKMTTANNQTVFVPNGALSNGTIINYSMQGERRADLTFAVSYDSDIKKAKDILLEVLTKNPKVLKKPAPEVFVKNLTASSVEFAVRPWAKNVNYGAVFSETLENCKIALDEAGIAVQPYTIQK, from the coding sequence ATGGACATCAATTCGAACCAGCTTAGCAACTACGCAACACGATTTATTGACGTATTACTTGACTATTCGCCTAAATTAATTTCGGCATTCCTAATTTTATTTGTTGGTATATACGCCATCAGATTAATCAATAAAATCATTACCAAAGTAATGATTCAAAGAAATTTAGATCCTACGCTAACCAAGTTCCTTTCGGATATTTTAATATGGGGACTCCGAATTTTATTGTTTGTAACCTTTATTTCAAAACTTGGTATCGAAACTTCGTCGTTTGTTGCCATTTTAGGAGCAATGGGTCTTGCGGTTGGTTTATCATTACAAGGTTCTCTTTCTAATTTTGCGGGAGGAATGCTGATTATCGTTTTTAAACCTTTTAAGGTTGGAGACACGATTGAAGCACAAGGCGTTATTGCGACCGTTATAGAAATCCAGATTTTTGTTACCAAAATGACTACAGCAAACAATCAGACTGTTTTTGTACCTAATGGTGCTTTATCTAACGGAACGATTATCAATTATTCAATGCAGGGAGAAAGAAGAGCTGATTTAACTTTTGCCGTTTCTTATGATTCTGATATTAAAAAAGCAAAAGATATTTTGTTGGAAGTTCTAACTAAAAATCCAAAAGTGCTGAAAAAACCTGCGCCGGAAGTTTTTGTAAAAAACCTTACAGCAAGTTCTGTAGAATTTGCCGTGCGCCCGTGGGCAAAAAATGTAAATTACGGAGCTGTTTTTTCTGAAACTTTAGAGAATTGCAAAATAGCTTTGGATGAAGCAGGAATTGCTGTTCAGCCGTATACAATTCAAAAATAA
- a CDS encoding ABC transporter permease, translating to MFNKDNWDEILQALTANVFRTVLTAFGVFWGIFILVILLAAGNGLENGIKKGFDGIATNTMFMWSQTTSKAYKGLPKTRRYDFRNSDVMALKQAFPDLLYVSPRNQLGDFNGTNNVVRGTKTSSFTIYGDYPELIKQQPMDIIKGRFINQQDILERRKIAVIGKGVISELYGKAEEVVGTYIKVNGINFMVVGVYKSKQQGGNAEQEQKNIFIPFTTFQQAFNYGDKVGWMALTARDETSITSLKPKILEQIRALHSINPADDRAVGNFDLYEQFNKVQSLFNILNIIAYFVGTLVLISGVIGISNIMLIVVKERTKEIGIRRALGATPAAIRGQILSESIFLTIISGMFGIAVATGIIALLNMALDSMPAGNDTMFANPSVDLGVVFVALLILVGSGLLAGFIPAQTAINVKPVDALRTE from the coding sequence ATGTTTAATAAAGATAATTGGGATGAGATTTTACAGGCTTTAACAGCCAACGTTTTCAGAACGGTTCTAACTGCTTTTGGGGTATTTTGGGGTATATTTATTTTGGTAATATTACTTGCAGCAGGAAACGGATTAGAAAACGGAATTAAAAAAGGCTTTGACGGAATCGCGACAAACACGATGTTTATGTGGAGTCAGACAACATCAAAAGCTTATAAGGGATTGCCTAAAACCCGTCGTTATGATTTTAGAAATAGTGACGTAATGGCTTTAAAACAAGCTTTTCCGGATTTATTATATGTTTCGCCAAGAAATCAGTTAGGTGATTTTAACGGAACAAATAATGTGGTACGCGGAACAAAAACTTCCTCTTTTACAATTTATGGAGATTATCCGGAGCTGATTAAACAACAGCCAATGGATATTATTAAAGGACGTTTTATAAACCAACAGGATATTCTTGAAAGAAGAAAAATAGCGGTTATTGGAAAAGGCGTTATTTCTGAACTTTACGGAAAAGCAGAAGAAGTAGTTGGAACGTACATTAAAGTAAACGGAATTAACTTTATGGTTGTTGGGGTTTATAAATCCAAACAGCAAGGCGGAAATGCAGAACAGGAACAAAAAAATATTTTTATTCCGTTTACTACTTTTCAGCAGGCATTTAATTATGGCGATAAAGTAGGATGGATGGCATTAACGGCAAGAGACGAAACATCAATTACGTCTTTGAAACCGAAAATTTTAGAACAAATTAGAGCCTTACATTCCATAAATCCGGCAGATGACAGAGCTGTAGGAAACTTTGATTTATACGAACAGTTTAATAAAGTGCAAAGTCTTTTTAATATTTTGAATATCATTGCTTATTTTGTAGGAACTTTGGTGCTGATTTCAGGAGTTATCGGTATTTCAAATATTATGCTTATTGTAGTTAAAGAACGTACAAAAGAAATAGGAATTCGAAGAGCTCTGGGCGCAACGCCGGCAGCTATTCGCGGACAGATTTTATCAGAATCTATATTTTTAACTATTATCTCAGGAATGTTTGGTATTGCAGTTGCCACGGGAATTATCGCATTGCTGAATATGGCTTTAGATTCGATGCCCGCCGGAAACGATACCATGTTTGCCAACCCAAGTGTTGATTTAGGAGTTGTATTTGTTGCATTATTAATATTAGTAGGATCTGGTTTATTGGCAGGATTTATTCCGGCTCAAACCGCAATTAATGTAAAGCCGGTAGATGCTTTACGAACAGAATAA
- a CDS encoding TolC family protein: MKINKYNSLIIVLLFGLGLSAQAQTQPKQWTLEECVRYALDSNITIKLSELDVQNAAIDKKDAFGNYLPSVSGNASHSWNIGLNQDLTTGLLRNQTTQYSSLGLNAGVDIYKGLQNQNAYRRAKLTIIASQYQLLKMQEDISLNVANAFLQILSYKEELKVKKEQLTIDEKRLARSEEMVNAGTIPRGDLYDLKATIATDKQNISVSENNLLISKLSLAQLLQLKEFADFDVIDDTDAKDENNIMAQNPVDIYNKAKETRTELKLAQTNLEIAEKNVAIAKGAYQPTLRGFYGFNTRASYSDQVKFDENNNPYTVGPAPVFQQFSDNKGHNFGFQLDVPIFNGFSVRNNVERNKVSLEKSKIDLEQKSLDLQRNVYTAFTNARGALNTYESSTVTLEARQQAYNYAKEKYDVGLMNSFDFTQAQTLLTNAQSDVIRTKYDYMFKIKILEFYFGIPIVPIITK, translated from the coding sequence ATGAAAATAAATAAATATAACAGTCTTATTATTGTTTTGTTATTTGGGTTGGGTTTATCTGCTCAGGCTCAAACACAACCAAAACAATGGACTTTAGAAGAATGTGTCAGATATGCACTGGATAGTAATATCACAATCAAATTATCAGAATTAGATGTGCAAAATGCTGCAATTGATAAAAAAGATGCATTTGGTAATTATCTTCCATCAGTAAGCGGAAACGCTTCGCACTCCTGGAATATTGGTTTGAACCAGGATCTTACAACGGGTCTTTTGCGTAATCAGACGACTCAGTATTCATCTTTAGGTTTAAACGCAGGAGTTGATATTTACAAAGGTTTACAAAACCAGAATGCTTATAGAAGAGCGAAACTTACTATTATAGCTTCTCAATATCAATTGCTGAAAATGCAGGAAGATATTTCGTTGAATGTTGCGAATGCTTTTCTTCAAATTTTGTCTTATAAAGAAGAATTAAAAGTAAAGAAAGAACAATTAACGATTGATGAAAAACGTTTGGCACGTTCTGAAGAAATGGTAAACGCCGGAACAATTCCAAGAGGCGATTTATACGATCTAAAAGCGACGATTGCAACAGATAAACAAAATATTTCTGTTTCAGAAAATAATTTATTGATCTCAAAATTAAGTTTAGCACAGCTTTTACAATTAAAAGAATTTGCAGATTTTGATGTAATCGATGATACAGATGCTAAAGATGAAAATAATATCATGGCGCAAAACCCAGTCGATATTTATAATAAAGCAAAAGAGACAAGAACAGAATTAAAGCTGGCGCAGACCAATCTTGAAATTGCCGAGAAAAATGTTGCGATTGCAAAAGGAGCTTATCAGCCAACACTTAGAGGTTTTTATGGTTTTAATACCAGAGCAAGTTATAGCGATCAGGTTAAATTTGACGAAAATAATAACCCATATACTGTAGGTCCGGCTCCGGTTTTTCAACAGTTTAGCGATAATAAAGGACATAATTTCGGTTTTCAATTAGATGTGCCAATTTTCAATGGTTTCTCTGTTAGAAACAATGTAGAGCGAAATAAAGTAAGTTTAGAGAAATCTAAAATAGATTTAGAACAAAAAAGTTTAGATTTGCAACGTAACGTTTATACTGCTTTTACAAATGCAAGAGGCGCTTTAAACACCTATGAATCGTCAACGGTAACATTGGAAGCAAGACAGCAGGCCTATAATTATGCAAAAGAAAAATATGATGTAGGTTTGATGAATTCATTTGATTTTACTCAGGCGCAAACATTATTGACAAATGCACAGTCAGACGTTATTAGAACAAAATACGATTACATGTTCAAAATAAAAATACTTGAATTTTACTTTGGAATTCCAATTGTTCCAATTATTACAAAATAA